The following are encoded together in the Microtus ochrogaster isolate Prairie Vole_2 unplaced genomic scaffold, MicOch1.0 UNK21, whole genome shotgun sequence genome:
- the Rtraf gene encoding RNA transcription, translation and transport factor protein isoform X1 has protein sequence MFRRKLTALDYHNPAGFNCKDETEFRNFIVWLEDQKIRHYKIEDRGNLRNIHSSDWPKFFEKYLKDVNCPFKIQERQEAIDWLLGLAVRLEYGDNAEKYKDLVPDNRKNTDNTAKNAEPLINLDVNNPDFKAGVMALANLLQIQRHDDYLVMLKAIRILVQERLTQDAVAKANQTKEGLPVALDKHILGFDTGDAVLNEAAQILRLLHIEELRELQTKINEAIVAVQAIIADPKTDHRLGKVGR, from the exons ATGTTCCGACGCAAGCTCACGGCCCTGGACTACCACAACCCTGCAGGCTTCAACTGCAAAG ATGAAACAGAGTTTAGAAACTTCATTGTTTGGCTTGAAGACCAGAAAATTAGACACTACAAGATTGAAGACAGAGGTAACCTGAGAAATATCCACAGCAGTGACTGGCCCAAGTTCTTCGAAAAG TATCTCAAAGATGTTAACTGTCCTTTCAAGATTCAGGAGCGACAGGAAGCAATTGACTGGCTTCTTGGTTTAGCTGTTAGACTTGAATATGGAGATAATG CTGAAAAATACAAGGACTTAGTACCCGATAACAGGAAAAATACTGACAACACAGCTAAAAATGCAGAGCCATTGATCAACCTGGACG tAAATAATCCTGATTTTAAGGCTGGTGTCATGGCTCTGGCTAACCTCCTTCAGATTCAGCGTCATGATGATTACTTGGTAATGCTTAAG GCAATTCGCATTTTGGTTCAGGAGCGTCTAACACAGGATGCAGTTGCTAAAGCTAATCAAACGAAAGAG ggctTACCTGTTGCTTTAGACAAACATATTCTTGGCTTTGACACAGGAG ATGCAGTTCTGAACGAAGCTGCTCAGATCTTGCGATTGCTGCACATAGAAGAGCTCAGAGAGCTACAGACGAAGATTAATGAGGCCATAGTAGCTGTTCAGGCAATCATTGCTGACCCAAAGACAGACCACAGACTGGGGAAAGTCGGAAGATGA
- the Rtraf gene encoding RNA transcription, translation and transport factor protein isoform X2 — protein sequence MFRRKLTALDYHNPAGFNCKDETEFRNFIVWLEDQKIRHYKIEDRGNLRNIHSSDWPKFFEKYLKDVNCPFKIQERQEAIDWLLGLAVRLEYGDNAEKYKDLVPDNRKNTDNTAKNAEPLINLDVNNPDFKAGVMALANLLQIQRHDDYLVMLKGLPVALDKHILGFDTGDAVLNEAAQILRLLHIEELRELQTKINEAIVAVQAIIADPKTDHRLGKVGR from the exons ATGTTCCGACGCAAGCTCACGGCCCTGGACTACCACAACCCTGCAGGCTTCAACTGCAAAG ATGAAACAGAGTTTAGAAACTTCATTGTTTGGCTTGAAGACCAGAAAATTAGACACTACAAGATTGAAGACAGAGGTAACCTGAGAAATATCCACAGCAGTGACTGGCCCAAGTTCTTCGAAAAG TATCTCAAAGATGTTAACTGTCCTTTCAAGATTCAGGAGCGACAGGAAGCAATTGACTGGCTTCTTGGTTTAGCTGTTAGACTTGAATATGGAGATAATG CTGAAAAATACAAGGACTTAGTACCCGATAACAGGAAAAATACTGACAACACAGCTAAAAATGCAGAGCCATTGATCAACCTGGACG tAAATAATCCTGATTTTAAGGCTGGTGTCATGGCTCTGGCTAACCTCCTTCAGATTCAGCGTCATGATGATTACTTGGTAATGCTTAAG ggctTACCTGTTGCTTTAGACAAACATATTCTTGGCTTTGACACAGGAG ATGCAGTTCTGAACGAAGCTGCTCAGATCTTGCGATTGCTGCACATAGAAGAGCTCAGAGAGCTACAGACGAAGATTAATGAGGCCATAGTAGCTGTTCAGGCAATCATTGCTGACCCAAAGACAGACCACAGACTGGGGAAAGTCGGAAGATGA